In one Spirosoma rigui genomic region, the following are encoded:
- a CDS encoding thioredoxin family protein — MNRLLLFFAAFVLLTFSAFRTTLPTELPRAVSNEPRKINWLTIQQAYALTQKKPKKFVIDVYTDWCGWCKVMDRKTFSEPAIVDYVNENYYAVKLNAEQTGDITLGKQTFKYISGGSRGVHELAAALMKNQMSYPTTVFMDEKFQLIQPIPGYLDARVFHQVITYFGQNYHQKEPFDQYKAGTYARAFQSR, encoded by the coding sequence ATGAATCGTCTCCTCCTCTTTTTTGCCGCCTTCGTGCTGCTCACCTTCAGCGCGTTCCGAACCACGTTGCCGACCGAATTGCCCCGGGCTGTCAGCAACGAGCCCCGGAAAATCAACTGGCTCACTATTCAGCAGGCATACGCCCTCACCCAGAAAAAACCCAAAAAATTTGTGATCGACGTTTATACCGACTGGTGCGGCTGGTGTAAGGTGATGGACCGTAAAACGTTTTCCGAACCGGCCATCGTCGACTACGTGAATGAGAACTACTACGCCGTTAAACTCAACGCTGAGCAAACGGGGGACATAACCCTGGGCAAGCAGACATTTAAATACATTAGTGGCGGAAGCCGGGGGGTACATGAACTGGCGGCTGCGCTCATGAAAAACCAGATGAGCTATCCCACGACGGTATTTATGGACGAGAAGTTTCAATTGATTCAGCCCATCCCCGGCTACCTTGATGCCCGCGTCTTTCACCAGGTCATTACGTACTTCGGGCAGAACTACCACCAGAAAGAACCCTTCGATCAGTACAAAGCGGGCACCTACGCCAGAGCTTTTCAAAGTCGCTGA
- the mnmD gene encoding tRNA (5-methylaminomethyl-2-thiouridine)(34)-methyltransferase MnmD, whose amino-acid sequence MKSTVRVVPTADGSSTVFNETLGKPYHSIHGAIQESQRVYIEVGLLAALEKFPDQTLQVFEMGFGTGLNALLTNAEAERHQRRINYVAIDAYPLPLLEAEQLNYDQLLGTTILPVLHQSPWGEPVTVNPYMKLTKLAGQLQSLVLPAQFHLIYYDAFAPSSQPELWESAIFEQLASSLLPGGMLTTYCSKSYVQRNMRSAGLTVEKHPGPFGKRDILRAVK is encoded by the coding sequence ATGAAGTCAACGGTTCGGGTTGTACCAACTGCCGATGGGTCGAGCACTGTTTTCAACGAGACTCTCGGCAAGCCGTACCATTCAATCCACGGTGCTATCCAAGAGTCACAGCGCGTTTACATAGAGGTTGGGCTCCTGGCAGCACTTGAGAAATTTCCCGACCAAACGCTTCAGGTGTTCGAGATGGGATTTGGTACGGGGTTGAACGCACTGCTCACCAACGCTGAAGCCGAACGGCATCAGCGACGGATAAATTATGTAGCCATCGATGCCTATCCGCTGCCGCTGTTGGAGGCCGAACAGCTCAACTACGATCAGTTGCTCGGTACGACCATTTTGCCCGTGCTTCACCAGTCTCCCTGGGGGGAACCCGTTACGGTAAACCCATATATGAAGCTGACCAAATTGGCGGGTCAGCTCCAGTCACTCGTGCTTCCAGCCCAGTTTCACCTGATCTATTACGATGCATTTGCTCCGTCGTCCCAGCCCGAACTCTGGGAGTCGGCGATTTTTGAACAACTGGCCTCGTCATTGCTACCGGGTGGTATGCTGACTACCTACTGCTCGAAAAGCTACGTCCAGCGCAATATGCGGAGCGCTGGTTTAACCGTCGAAAAACATCCTGGTCCTTTTGGGAAACGTGATATTCTGCGGGCCGTGAAGTGA
- a CDS encoding DUF4293 domain-containing protein codes for MIQRVQTIFLFLIVVAMGVALSNPLWEKAGTTSSELAQLTALEYSQQQAIPQQAGVPAATSPTTFITSVWYLALLLALVGLSSLYAIFQYRNRLTQTALCAVNALMLTAIMGIILYRTLYAGKAYGNADDQGSFLTGFYAIIAALVFNALANRFIRRDEKLVRGSDRIR; via the coding sequence ATGATCCAACGCGTTCAAACTATCTTTTTGTTTCTTATCGTCGTCGCTATGGGCGTCGCTTTGTCGAATCCACTTTGGGAAAAAGCGGGAACTACTTCCTCAGAACTGGCGCAACTGACGGCGCTCGAATACAGCCAGCAACAAGCGATTCCTCAACAGGCGGGTGTGCCGGCGGCTACGTCTCCTACTACGTTCATTACATCGGTCTGGTACTTGGCTCTGCTGCTGGCGCTGGTTGGCCTATCGTCTTTATACGCCATTTTCCAATACCGCAACCGGTTGACACAAACAGCGCTGTGTGCCGTTAACGCCCTGATGCTAACCGCCATTATGGGTATTATTCTGTACCGGACACTGTATGCGGGTAAAGCCTACGGTAATGCCGACGATCAGGGTAGTTTTTTAACGGGATTCTATGCCATTATTGCCGCATTGGTGTTTAATGCGCTTGCTAACCGATTCATCCGCCGGGATGAGAAACTCGTGCGCGGTTCGGATCGTATCCGGTAG
- a CDS encoding phosphatase PAP2 family protein produces the protein MFVDLIRRNRVFFLLYALLLVVVGGLQLVYTQETLMQWVNARNSPVADIFFTYATYFGDGAFFVFVCLVLFVYNRRVSIMAFASFALSSLTSLFLKAVVFPERLRPLKFFEHSTYQYRVIEGLDIHSYNSFPSGHTTTAFAVFGLLAFIDDRRGRGWFFFALATLTGYSRVYLFQHFVEDAYVGSLIGMVSTVVVYLAMKRWVAAGTTTRQP, from the coding sequence ATGTTTGTCGATCTTATTCGCAGAAACCGGGTCTTCTTTCTGCTCTATGCATTGTTGCTGGTTGTGGTAGGCGGGCTGCAATTAGTCTACACGCAGGAAACACTGATGCAATGGGTCAATGCACGAAACAGTCCCGTTGCCGACATCTTTTTTACGTATGCTACGTATTTCGGGGATGGTGCCTTTTTCGTGTTCGTATGTCTTGTGCTGTTCGTCTATAACCGGCGGGTGAGTATCATGGCCTTCGCCAGTTTTGCGCTTTCGTCGCTGACCTCCTTATTTCTGAAAGCCGTTGTTTTTCCGGAAAGGCTGCGGCCGCTGAAGTTTTTCGAACACTCAACGTACCAATACCGCGTTATTGAGGGACTGGATATTCACAGCTACAACAGCTTCCCGTCGGGCCACACGACGACTGCCTTCGCTGTTTTTGGTTTGCTGGCTTTTATTGACGACCGGCGGGGGAGGGGGTGGTTCTTTTTTGCGCTGGCTACCCTGACAGGGTATTCGCGGGTGTACCTGTTTCAGCACTTCGTTGAAGATGCCTACGTTGGCTCACTAATCGGGATGGTATCGACCGTAGTGGTATACCTGGCAATGAAACGATGGGTAGCCGCGGGAACAACAACCCGCCAGCCGTAA
- a CDS encoding gliding motility lipoprotein GldH, which yields MKQLGLVMFIVLLAIGCDTNAVYSEYTDIEDGKWYIKNAPSFTFDIKDASVPYNIYYNLRNNLSYAYYNLYLTRYLRDETGKELESRLDELILMDPKTGKPNGDGLGDLFDHKFLMKRAYRFPRPGKYTMQIRQYMRQDPLLNVQSIGITVEKVNAAN from the coding sequence ATGAAACAATTGGGATTGGTAATGTTCATTGTGTTGCTGGCCATTGGCTGCGACACGAATGCCGTATATAGTGAATATACTGACATCGAAGACGGTAAGTGGTACATTAAAAATGCACCTTCGTTTACATTCGACATAAAAGACGCGTCGGTACCTTATAACATCTATTACAACCTGCGCAACAACCTGTCTTATGCCTATTACAACCTGTACCTGACGCGGTACCTGCGCGACGAAACTGGTAAAGAGCTTGAGTCACGGCTGGACGAACTGATTTTAATGGACCCTAAAACAGGTAAGCCCAATGGCGACGGGCTGGGCGACTTGTTCGATCACAAGTTTCTCATGAAACGGGCCTACCGCTTTCCTCGACCCGGAAAATATACCATGCAAATCCGGCAGTACATGCGCCAGGACCCGTTGCTGAACGTTCAAAGCATTGGTATTACCGTGGAGAAAGTCAATGCTGCCAATTAA
- a CDS encoding BlaI/MecI/CopY family transcriptional regulator produces the protein MEKLTTKEEEVMQVLWKMEPVYVKDMVPHFTNPPLHYNTVSTIVRNLEEKGYVGHRAYGNTHEYYAVVSKEDYQNRFVLKKVVGDYFDNSYKNLVSYFAQNEKISADELREILAMIEKK, from the coding sequence ATGGAGAAGTTAACCACCAAAGAAGAAGAAGTGATGCAGGTACTCTGGAAAATGGAGCCTGTTTACGTCAAGGATATGGTTCCCCATTTTACCAATCCACCCCTTCACTACAATACGGTATCGACTATTGTCCGCAACCTGGAAGAGAAAGGCTACGTCGGGCACCGTGCCTACGGTAACACCCACGAGTATTACGCTGTCGTTAGCAAAGAAGATTACCAAAACCGATTTGTGCTTAAGAAGGTCGTTGGCGATTATTTCGATAACTCCTACAAGAACCTGGTCAGCTACTTCGCTCAGAACGAAAAAATATCGGCCGACGAACTGCGGGAAATCCTCGCCATGATCGAAAAAAAGTAA
- a CDS encoding M56 family metallopeptidase — MTITLDTLRYAILANGLLAAGCIGYYALLRRETFFVINRLLLWLWLTASLVLPLVELPDWRPEPVRTVMQRTAALIPRVIPAPSVPQAEVTITFPNGRTYPAFPRQTVDQHWSWPRYLFLLYAFVATTLLLQFAIRLSSLIRLIARSDRELCDGFTLVRNDAVRSPFSFFRWIVLNPASHTADELEQIICHERVHVREWHSLDMVFTELIRIVCWFNPGAHLLRKLVHETLEFSADQSVLAEGFDARSYQYNLVKVSLATGNLALTNHFSHSSLRYRIGMINRPRSGYVDYGRYILWGTLVGGMVFACQHREPNDATTKPHALAATSPTRALVVALEDKRNWYMHLALYQTRLGTQMVQSEPFILQVANNKLAIDSDHLYESALFIDGKEAPIESLARLAPEYISEVFVMHKWEHQPDVDPKSKPYQILLQTSPTPVKFTSERGSFFTLLQAAAISRHPGGESFMFTMNSLLEATFFHNKNALVERTKNEHLKVYDEFKDNVDVYINRLPATVADVETIHVREVARVYVKERPYTDWFRTNSSVKRFVLLIHTAPKRAKRDSTYYVFSPFYSGDF; from the coding sequence ATGACTATTACACTCGATACCCTGCGCTACGCAATACTGGCCAATGGCTTGCTGGCTGCTGGCTGCATTGGTTACTACGCATTACTTCGGCGGGAAACGTTTTTTGTTATCAACCGACTGTTGCTCTGGCTTTGGTTAACAGCTTCACTGGTACTGCCGCTGGTTGAACTTCCCGACTGGCGGCCGGAGCCGGTACGGACGGTTATGCAACGAACGGCAGCCCTCATTCCCCGAGTCATACCGGCCCCATCGGTTCCGCAGGCTGAGGTCACCATAACATTTCCCAACGGCCGCACCTATCCCGCTTTTCCGCGCCAGACAGTTGATCAGCACTGGTCGTGGCCACGGTATCTGTTTCTTTTGTATGCCTTTGTCGCCACTACGCTACTGCTGCAGTTTGCAATTCGCCTGAGCTCGCTGATACGACTCATTGCCCGGTCTGACCGCGAGCTTTGCGATGGTTTTACACTAGTCAGGAATGATGCGGTTCGTTCGCCGTTCTCTTTCTTCAGGTGGATTGTTCTTAACCCGGCCAGCCATACGGCCGACGAACTCGAACAGATCATATGCCACGAGCGCGTACACGTACGGGAGTGGCATAGCCTGGACATGGTCTTCACCGAACTCATCCGGATAGTTTGCTGGTTCAATCCGGGTGCTCACCTACTCCGGAAACTGGTTCACGAAACTCTCGAATTCAGCGCCGACCAGTCCGTCCTGGCCGAAGGTTTTGATGCTCGGTCTTATCAATACAACTTGGTGAAAGTTAGTCTGGCAACGGGCAATCTGGCTCTGACCAATCACTTCAGTCATTCGTCGCTCCGCTACCGTATCGGCATGATCAATCGGCCACGTTCGGGCTACGTGGATTACGGACGGTATATTCTCTGGGGTACGCTGGTGGGAGGTATGGTATTTGCCTGCCAGCACCGGGAGCCGAACGACGCGACTACCAAGCCCCATGCTCTGGCTGCCACCAGCCCAACCCGGGCGCTGGTGGTTGCGCTGGAAGATAAACGAAACTGGTACATGCACCTGGCTCTGTACCAAACCCGCCTGGGAACGCAGATGGTGCAGAGCGAGCCATTTATTTTACAGGTTGCCAATAATAAACTGGCCATCGACAGTGATCACCTGTACGAGTCCGCTCTATTCATTGACGGAAAAGAAGCACCGATCGAATCGCTGGCTCGTCTGGCGCCCGAATACATAAGTGAAGTGTTTGTGATGCATAAATGGGAGCACCAGCCCGATGTGGATCCCAAATCAAAACCCTATCAGATCTTACTACAGACCAGTCCAACGCCCGTTAAATTTACCAGCGAACGAGGTTCATTTTTTACGCTCCTCCAGGCGGCAGCCATCTCCCGGCATCCGGGTGGTGAGTCGTTTATGTTCACCATGAATTCACTACTCGAAGCTACGTTCTTTCATAACAAAAATGCGCTGGTCGAACGCACGAAAAACGAGCACCTGAAAGTGTATGATGAATTCAAGGATAATGTCGACGTATACATCAATCGGTTGCCAGCCACCGTTGCCGATGTCGAGACCATACACGTACGGGAGGTAGCGCGTGTTTACGTGAAAGAACGGCCTTATACGGACTGGTTTCGGACCAACAGTTCGGTTAAGCGATTTGTGCTCCTTATTCACACTGCGCCCAAGCGCGCCAAGCGTGATAGCACCTACTACGTGTTCAGCCCGTTCTACTCCGGCGATTTTTGA
- a CDS encoding PSP1 domain-containing protein, whose translation MPGKGYDVVEVKFKGGRKEYYRNVHQLDLTTGDYVVVEMQSGFHLGAVSMQGELVRLQVKKRGVKINDDTKVIHRLATAKDLERHEQAVLRDLPALYRSREIVRELKLNMKLSDVEFQSDNTKATFYYSSEERVDFRELIKMLAGEFKARIEMRQISLRQEAGRLGGIGSCGRELCCSTWLTDFKNIATSAARYQNLSLNPAKLSGQCGRLKCCLNYELETYMDALRDIPTIEKPLETQKGRAWLQKTDIFRRLMWFGYSSESTWHPLPIARVVEILELNKRGVIPESFDVLTPIGEKEPVVLAALNSDLQKLDAKYATRSPKKKKKKPKGGGNPGGNASKPTTNGVA comes from the coding sequence ATGCCGGGTAAAGGGTACGATGTTGTTGAGGTGAAATTTAAAGGCGGGCGTAAAGAATACTACCGTAATGTTCACCAGCTCGATTTGACAACGGGCGATTATGTGGTTGTGGAGATGCAGTCGGGATTTCACCTGGGTGCTGTGTCGATGCAGGGCGAACTGGTTCGGCTGCAGGTGAAGAAACGGGGCGTCAAAATCAACGACGATACCAAAGTTATTCACCGGCTGGCTACGGCCAAGGACCTTGAACGGCATGAACAGGCCGTGCTGCGCGATTTGCCCGCGCTCTATCGTTCGCGCGAGATTGTTCGCGAACTAAAGCTGAACATGAAACTTTCCGACGTGGAGTTTCAGTCGGACAACACGAAAGCAACGTTCTATTACTCGTCGGAAGAGCGGGTAGACTTCCGGGAGCTGATTAAAATGCTGGCCGGTGAGTTCAAAGCACGGATCGAAATGCGGCAGATCAGTCTGCGGCAGGAAGCGGGTCGGTTGGGGGGTATCGGTTCCTGCGGCCGTGAACTGTGCTGCTCGACCTGGCTCACCGATTTCAAGAACATTGCAACGTCGGCCGCCCGGTACCAGAACCTGTCGCTTAACCCGGCTAAATTGTCTGGTCAGTGCGGCCGTCTGAAATGCTGCCTGAACTACGAGCTGGAGACGTACATGGATGCGCTGCGCGATATTCCAACGATTGAGAAGCCGCTCGAAACCCAGAAAGGCCGTGCCTGGTTGCAAAAGACAGATATTTTCCGGCGATTGATGTGGTTTGGCTACAGTTCGGAAAGTACCTGGCACCCATTGCCTATTGCACGGGTCGTCGAAATTCTCGAGTTGAACAAACGGGGTGTTATTCCCGAATCGTTCGATGTGCTGACCCCCATTGGTGAGAAAGAACCAGTGGTGCTGGCCGCGCTTAACAGCGACCTTCAAAAGCTGGACGCTAAGTACGCTACGCGTAGCCCCAAGAAAAAGAAAAAAAAGCCGAAAGGCGGTGGGAACCCCGGTGGCAATGCCTCCAAGCCCACCACAAACGGCGTTGCCTAA
- the purD gene encoding phosphoribosylamine--glycine ligase has protein sequence MNILILGSGGREHAFAWKLTQSPLCDTLFVAPGNAGTAQVATNLPFGYSDFPAVADAVRTHHIDLLIVGPEEPLVKGIVDYMRQQPDLAQLPIVGPDATGAQLEGSKDFSKQFMQRYGIPTASSQTFTIDTLADGLTYLETHALPIVLKADGLAAGKGVIIAETVAEAQATLTDMLDGQKFGEAGSRVVVEQFLRGIELSVFVLTDGTNYKILPEAKDYKRIGEGDTGPNTGGMGAVSPVVFASESFLRKVEEKVVKPTLAGLQQEGIHYQGFIFVGLMKVNGEPFVIEYNARMGDPETEVVLPRIQNDFAELMMATATGTLTDITLQVSPQTAVTTVVVAGGYPDAYEKGHVISDLERLDDIMAFHAGTLAQNGHIMTNGGRVLALTAQANSLENAVRKSQEAARTVQFAGKQYRKDIGLDLIRYAD, from the coding sequence ATGAACATACTAATACTGGGTTCGGGTGGGCGTGAGCACGCATTTGCGTGGAAGTTAACGCAAAGCCCGTTGTGTGATACGTTATTTGTCGCACCGGGTAATGCCGGCACCGCGCAGGTAGCGACCAACTTGCCGTTTGGTTATTCTGATTTCCCCGCCGTTGCCGATGCTGTTCGTACGCATCATATCGATCTGCTCATTGTAGGCCCCGAAGAGCCGCTGGTGAAGGGAATTGTCGACTACATGCGCCAGCAGCCGGATCTGGCCCAGCTACCGATTGTTGGACCCGATGCAACCGGCGCGCAGCTGGAGGGCAGTAAAGACTTTTCCAAGCAGTTCATGCAACGGTACGGTATTCCAACGGCCTCGTCGCAAACCTTTACGATCGACACGTTGGCCGATGGCTTGACCTATCTGGAAACCCACGCCTTACCCATCGTTCTGAAAGCCGACGGGCTGGCGGCCGGTAAAGGGGTGATCATTGCCGAAACCGTTGCCGAAGCACAGGCAACGCTGACGGATATGCTCGACGGGCAGAAGTTTGGCGAGGCCGGAAGCCGGGTTGTGGTGGAACAGTTTTTACGCGGTATTGAGTTATCGGTTTTTGTGCTGACCGACGGCACGAATTACAAAATTCTGCCCGAAGCCAAGGACTATAAGCGCATTGGCGAAGGTGATACAGGACCCAATACCGGTGGTATGGGCGCCGTGTCGCCCGTTGTATTCGCCAGCGAATCGTTCCTGCGGAAGGTGGAAGAAAAGGTAGTGAAACCAACGCTGGCGGGTTTGCAGCAGGAGGGAATTCATTACCAGGGTTTCATTTTTGTTGGCTTGATGAAGGTGAACGGCGAGCCGTTTGTTATTGAGTATAATGCCCGGATGGGCGACCCTGAAACAGAAGTAGTGTTGCCCCGGATTCAGAATGATTTTGCTGAACTGATGATGGCTACTGCAACGGGGACGCTCACTGATATTACGCTGCAGGTGTCGCCCCAAACGGCCGTTACTACGGTGGTTGTGGCGGGTGGATACCCGGATGCGTATGAGAAGGGCCACGTCATTTCTGACCTTGAGCGTTTGGATGATATTATGGCGTTCCACGCGGGAACGCTGGCCCAAAACGGTCACATAATGACCAACGGAGGACGGGTACTGGCCCTAACGGCTCAGGCTAACTCGCTGGAAAATGCCGTTCGAAAGTCGCAGGAAGCGGCCCGGACGGTGCAGTTTGCTGGTAAGCAGTACCGAAAAGATATTGGGCTTGACCTGATCCGGTACGCCGATTGA
- the recQ gene encoding DNA helicase RecQ, translating to MMQVDQTVHVTLKERLKEIFGYSQFRGDQEAIIHSILAGRNTFVIMPTGAGKSLCYQLPAIVSEGTAIVISPLIALMKNQVDQLNAFGINAQFLNSTLSKAEMNKVKKDTLNGTLKLLYIAPESLTKEENLDFLKKANISFVAIDEAHCISEWGHDFRPEYRKIRGIVDDIGNLPVIALTATATPKVQQDIQKNLQMEEADLYKTSFNRKNLYYEIKPKVEAKKQLIKFVKQNKGKSGIIYCLSRKTVEEIAELLNVNDVKALPYHAGLDPQTRMHNQDAFLNEDVDVICATIAFGMGIDKPDVRFVIHYDAPKSLEGYYQETGRSGRDGLEGNCIMFYSYDDIVKLEKFNKDKPVTERDNARHLLSEMVSYSNLGVCRRRQLLGYFGEFMEKDCGFCDNCTKPTEKFKVQHEVVLALQTVLQTDQRFDVAHLSDVLTATSNQYVTSYEHNRLDVYGKGREFNETAEFWCSLIKQITIYGYLEKDVDNYGILKLTQRGMNYIEDPYPITLAKDHDYAHVPVDAHDEDKDSDSTSGGVAYDEELLGLLKALRKKVAREKNLPPYVIFQDPSMEEMATTYPTTREEMAQINGVGMGKVQKFGRPFIDLITKYVEENEIETDKDVVVKSTVNKSKVKIYIIQQIDRKVDLDEIAESKSLSMEDLMEEIEHICYSGTRLNLDYYINQVMDEDRQDEIFEYFMRAETDNIAVALREFGGDDFTEQDLRLMRIKFLSEVAN from the coding sequence ATGATGCAGGTTGATCAGACGGTCCATGTGACCCTCAAAGAGCGGCTAAAAGAAATTTTCGGATACAGTCAGTTCCGGGGTGATCAGGAGGCAATTATTCACAGCATTCTGGCGGGGCGTAATACGTTCGTTATCATGCCCACCGGCGCCGGTAAATCGCTGTGCTACCAACTGCCAGCCATTGTCAGCGAAGGTACAGCCATTGTTATTTCGCCCCTGATCGCGTTGATGAAGAACCAGGTCGACCAGTTGAATGCCTTCGGTATCAACGCACAGTTCCTGAACTCGACGCTGTCAAAAGCCGAGATGAACAAGGTCAAGAAAGACACCCTCAACGGAACACTCAAACTGTTATACATCGCGCCGGAGTCCTTGACGAAGGAGGAAAACTTGGACTTTTTGAAGAAAGCCAACATTTCTTTCGTGGCCATTGACGAGGCTCACTGTATCTCCGAATGGGGGCACGATTTCCGGCCCGAGTACCGGAAGATTCGTGGTATCGTTGACGATATTGGTAACCTGCCCGTAATTGCGCTAACGGCTACGGCTACGCCCAAGGTGCAGCAGGATATTCAAAAAAATCTGCAAATGGAGGAGGCCGACCTCTATAAAACGTCGTTCAATCGGAAAAATCTTTACTACGAAATCAAGCCGAAAGTCGAGGCTAAAAAGCAGCTTATCAAATTTGTCAAGCAGAACAAGGGTAAGTCGGGCATCATCTATTGCCTAAGCCGTAAAACGGTTGAGGAAATTGCCGAACTGCTCAACGTAAACGACGTAAAAGCGCTGCCCTACCACGCCGGACTGGACCCGCAAACACGGATGCATAACCAGGACGCGTTCCTGAACGAAGATGTAGACGTTATCTGCGCCACCATTGCCTTTGGTATGGGTATCGACAAGCCCGATGTCCGGTTCGTTATCCACTACGATGCGCCAAAATCGCTCGAAGGATACTACCAGGAAACGGGCCGCTCGGGCCGCGATGGACTGGAGGGCAACTGCATCATGTTCTACAGTTACGATGACATCGTAAAGCTCGAAAAATTCAATAAAGACAAGCCCGTTACCGAGCGCGACAATGCCCGGCACCTGCTGTCAGAAATGGTTTCTTACTCGAACCTGGGCGTGTGCCGTCGGCGGCAACTGCTCGGTTATTTCGGGGAGTTTATGGAGAAAGACTGCGGTTTCTGCGACAACTGCACGAAGCCCACCGAGAAATTCAAAGTGCAGCACGAAGTAGTCCTGGCCCTGCAGACCGTGTTACAGACCGACCAGCGTTTCGACGTGGCTCACCTGAGCGACGTACTGACAGCCACCAGCAACCAGTACGTGACCAGCTATGAACACAACCGGCTCGATGTGTACGGCAAGGGTCGGGAGTTCAATGAGACGGCCGAATTCTGGTGCTCGCTCATCAAGCAGATCACCATTTATGGCTACCTCGAAAAGGACGTCGACAACTACGGTATTCTGAAGCTAACCCAGCGCGGGATGAATTACATCGAAGATCCGTACCCCATTACGCTGGCTAAGGATCACGATTACGCGCACGTACCGGTTGACGCCCACGACGAGGACAAAGACTCCGATTCAACGTCGGGTGGGGTGGCCTATGATGAGGAACTGCTGGGATTACTGAAAGCGCTCCGGAAAAAAGTGGCGCGGGAGAAAAATCTGCCGCCTTATGTCATTTTCCAGGACCCGTCGATGGAAGAGATGGCCACAACCTACCCCACAACCCGGGAGGAGATGGCTCAGATTAACGGCGTTGGCATGGGGAAAGTCCAGAAATTTGGCCGCCCCTTCATCGACCTGATCACCAAATACGTTGAGGAAAACGAAATAGAAACCGACAAGGACGTAGTCGTTAAATCGACCGTCAATAAGTCGAAAGTAAAAATTTATATCATCCAGCAGATCGATCGTAAAGTTGATCTGGACGAAATTGCCGAGTCGAAATCGCTGTCGATGGAGGACTTGATGGAAGAAATCGAACACATCTGTTATTCTGGTACCCGCCTGAATCTGGATTATTACATCAACCAGGTGATGGATGAAGACCGGCAGGACGAGATCTTCGAGTACTTCATGCGGGCTGAGACTGATAACATTGCCGTTGCCCTGCGTGAGTTCGGGGGTGATGATTTTACTGAGCAGGATTTGCGTTTGATGCGGATCAAGTTCCTCTCAGAAGTAGCTAACTAG
- a CDS encoding KpsF/GutQ family sugar-phosphate isomerase, whose amino-acid sequence MKLLKNHQSIARSVLLTEAEAIRRAVDLLDEQYGETVERILNATGRLVVTGVGKSALIGQKIVATMNSTGTPSLFMHAADAIHGDLGMIQADDVVLVISKSGNTAEVKVLVPLLKRTGVCLIALVSDRDSYLASQADYSLHAYAEREADPLNLAPTTSTTVALALGDALAVSLLEARGFTRNDFARYHPGGALGKKLYLKVADIFPHNPCPRVSPDMMVRDVIFEISANRLGATAVVDEAGLLAGIVTDGDIRRMAYTYDSFLQLNARDVMTTSPICVPPDEYAVSALQIMQERNITQLVVTDQGRVLGFIHLHDLLREGLV is encoded by the coding sequence TTGAAACTACTAAAAAATCATCAAAGCATTGCCCGCTCTGTTCTCCTCACCGAAGCCGAAGCGATTCGGCGGGCAGTTGACCTTCTCGATGAACAGTATGGGGAAACTGTAGAACGAATCCTGAACGCTACCGGACGACTGGTGGTGACGGGGGTTGGTAAAAGTGCCCTCATTGGTCAGAAGATCGTAGCCACCATGAATTCCACCGGTACACCGTCGCTCTTTATGCACGCTGCCGACGCAATTCACGGCGATCTGGGCATGATTCAGGCCGACGATGTGGTGCTGGTGATATCGAAAAGCGGTAATACCGCCGAAGTAAAAGTACTGGTGCCATTGCTGAAGCGCACAGGCGTTTGTTTGATTGCCCTGGTCAGTGACCGGGATTCGTACCTGGCCAGTCAGGCCGATTACAGTCTTCACGCCTACGCCGAGCGTGAGGCCGATCCCTTGAACCTCGCCCCTACCACCAGTACTACCGTTGCGCTGGCCCTGGGCGATGCGCTGGCGGTGAGTTTGCTGGAGGCCCGCGGTTTCACCCGCAACGATTTTGCCCGCTATCACCCGGGCGGAGCCCTTGGCAAAAAGCTCTACTTGAAAGTTGCCGATATATTTCCCCACAATCCCTGCCCGCGCGTATCGCCGGATATGATGGTACGGGACGTGATCTTCGAAATTTCGGCAAACCGACTGGGCGCAACGGCGGTCGTTGATGAGGCTGGCCTGTTGGCGGGAATAGTAACCGATGGGGATATCAGGCGTATGGCCTATACTTATGATTCTTTTCTACAATTGAATGCGCGGGATGTTATGACAACATCGCCTATCTGCGTCCCACCCGACGAATACGCTGTTTCGGCACTTCAGATTATGCAGGAGCGTAATATCACCCAGCTCGTGGTGACCGACCAAGGTCGGGTACTGGGTTTTATTCACCTGCACGATTTATTGCGCGAGGGATTGGTATAA